The following proteins are encoded in a genomic region of Meles meles unplaced genomic scaffold, mMelMel3.1 paternal haplotype, whole genome shotgun sequence:
- the LOC123936594 gene encoding proline-rich protein 2-like, translating to MTFPGMGPGGVAPSRQRGLFPAVRPLPSGGEAPTGRRKPYPKASDGPPWRQRHSPARPLTGSAAARLRRRFPTERPLLDSDDPTRQRAIILPNRGQGPSQRRGPFPTRSHYPTWRSCFTAAGVDPPLRGRSPRRRSPAAPLPSLRPLQDSDDPTPVKMLPSQAAPLQRDPFLVAGEAPSRLPAKTLPREPIPDDCGQSPYSTATSDHPTRRGRSLAERPLPGGVVASQQQRPYPTESDDPTQRGRSPWLDTFQTASEAPPFPTTGEANPGATGSPAGKLFPDTRHGPFPTARHLAGGDDPPPRRA from the exons ATGACCTTCCCAGGCATGGGACCAGGAGGcgtggccccttccaggcagcgaggcctttttcctgcagtgaggCCGCTTCCCAGTG GCGGTGAAGCCCCTACAGGGCGGCGAAAACCCTACCCAAAGGCGAGTGATGGCCCTCCCTGGCGGCAGCGACactcccctgcgaggccgcttACTGGCAGCGCTGCTGCTCGGTTGAGACGCCGCTTCCCAACTGAGAGGCCCCTTCTGGACAGCGATGACCCTACCCGACAGCGAGCAATAATCCTACCCAACAGAGGGCAAGGCCCTTCCCagcggcgaggccccttcccaactagGAGCCATTACCCTACCTGGCGAAGCTGCTTCACGGCGGCGGGCGTCGACcctcccctgcgaggccgctccccgagGCGCCGCTCCCCTGCagcgccacttcccagct TGAGACCACTCCAGGACAGCGATGACCCTACACCAGTGAAGATGCTACCCAGCCAGGCGGCTCCCCTGCAGCGAGACCCCTTCCTGGTggcaggcgaggccccttcccgactaccAGCGAAGACCCTACCCAGAGAGCCCATTCCCGACG acTGCGGGCAAAGCCCCTACTCCACGGCTACCAGCGACCACCCTACCCGGCGAGGACGCTCACTGGCAGAGCGGCCCCTTCCTGGCGGCGTGGTCGCTTCTCAACAGCAACGACCCTACCCGACAGAGAGCGacgatcctacccagcgaggcaggtCCCCATGGCTAGACACATTCCAGACGGCGAgcgaggcccctcccttcccgaccACGGGAGAGGCCAATCCAGGCGCCACAGGCTCACCCGCGGGGAAGCTCTTTCCTGACACCAGGCACGGCCCCTTCCCGACCGCGAGGCATCTCGCCggcggcgacgaccctccccCGCGGCGAGCATAG